A stretch of the Kazachstania africana CBS 2517 chromosome 12, complete genome genome encodes the following:
- the ERG9 gene encoding bifunctional farnesyl-diphosphate farnesyltransferase/squalene synthase (similar to Saccharomyces cerevisiae ERG9 (YHR190W); ancestral locus Anc_8.857), with protein sequence MGKLLDFALHPIELKAAIKLRFLRSPLYSINDTRATPDLVECYKLLKQTSRSFATVIMELHPELRNVIMLFYLILRALDTVEDDMTIEHDLKIDLLRNFYKKLDLQKWNFEGNAENEKDRAVLVEFASILREFHKLKDDYKAVIKEITMEMGNGMADYIQDENFNLNGVQTIKDYDTYCHYVAGLVGDGLTQLIVLANFGSNSLANETQLFESMGLFLQKTNIIRDYAEDLEAGRSFWPKEIWSMYAEKLTDFQDPYMERKGVDCMNHLVLNALGHVEDVLNYLSSIHEQSTFQFCAIPQVMAIATLALVFENPSVLRRNVKIRKGTTCYLILKSRTFRGCVEIFEEYLREIRSKLQVEDPNYLKINIQVSKIDQLIEEMYQEKLPPSVSPKETEIYLKVQERTNWDVKVKPVQDDEDYRFNLAFTVIITLLLAFFVFWTNTSQFLN encoded by the coding sequence ATGGGtaaattattagattttGCTTTGCATCCAATTGAGTTGAAAGCCGCAATCAAATTGAGGTTTTTAAGATCTCCTTTGTACTCTATCAATGACACAAGAGCAACTCCAGACTTGGTAGAATGTTACAAATTGCTCAAACAAACATCTAGATCCTTTGCAACGGTGATAATGGAGTTACATCCTGAATTGCGCAACGTTATCATGTTGTTTTACTTGATTCTGAGAGCATTAGACACTGTCGAAGATGATATGACTATTGAACATGATTTAAAGATTGACCTTCTACGCAATTTTTACAAGAAATTAGACTTACAGAAGTGGAACTTCGAAGGTAATGCTGAGAATGAAAAGGACAGAGCTGTCTTGGTGGAGTTTGCAAGCATTTTGAGGGAGTTTCACAAATTAAAGGATGATTACAAAGCTGTCATAAAGGAAATTACCATGGAAATGGGTAATGGGATGGCTGACTATATACAAGATGAGAATTTCAACTTGAACGGTGTCCAAACCATCAAGGACTATGATACATACTGTCATTATGTGGCAGGCCTTGTGGGCGATGGTCTAACACAGCTAATTGTACTGGCCAACTTTGGGTCCAATTCTTTGGCTAATGAAACGCAATTGTTTGAAAGTATGGGACTATTCTTGCAAAAGACGAATATCATAAGGGATTATGCTGAAGATCTGGAGGCTGGAAGATCTTTTTGGCCAAAGGAAATCTGGTCCATGTatgctgaaaaattaactGATTTCCAAGATCCATATATGGAAAGAAAAGGTGTAGATTGCATGAACCATTTAGTTTTGAATGCCCTGGGACATGTTGAGGATGTCTTAAACTATCTAAGCTCAATACATGAACAATCgacttttcaattttgtgCTATCCCACAAGTGATGGCTATCGCTACTCTAGCCTTAGTTTTTGAGAATCCTAGTGTCTTGCGTCGTAATGtgaaaattagaaaaggaaCCACATGCTATCTTATCCTAAAATCAAGGACATTCCGCGGCTGTGTGGAGATCTTTGAAGAATACTTACGTGAAATTAGATCTAAATTACAGGTGGAAGATCCGAACTATCTCAAGATCAATATTCAAGTCTCTAAAATCGACCAacttattgaagaaatgtACCAAGAAAAACTACCACCTAGTGTAAGCCCTAAAGAAACAGAAATTTATCTAAAAGTGcaagaaagaacaaattGGGATGTCAAAGTTAAACCAGTTcaggatgatgaagattatAGATTCAACTTAGCTTTTACCGTTATTATTACTCTATTATTGGCTTTTTTCGTGTTCTGGACAAATACAAGccaatttttaaattaa